In Lacrimispora indolis DSM 755, a genomic segment contains:
- a CDS encoding Gfo/Idh/MocA family protein codes for MKLGIVGSGLIVGEFLPMVQHLVKTEVTAICCTKRSEDVGKELADKYHIKHIFTDFQEFLNGDLDTVYVALPNHLHFQFAKEALEAGKHVIVEKPFTTTYEEALVLSGLARERKLFLIEAVTTLHLPNYKKIKELLPSLGNIKIVQCNYSQYSRRYDSFKEGRILPAFDPKCSGGALMDINIYNIHYVAGLFGRPLKVEYFPNVERGIDTSGILILDYGTFKCTCIGAKDCKAPIANNIQGDKGVIHQDTPASICDNFEVIMNDDTKFFINENNCDHRMMNEFLEYQDMICGNDLEKCYELLDHTLLVSEIQTIARRKGGIVFPADAGI; via the coding sequence ATGAAATTAGGTATTGTCGGATCAGGATTGATCGTGGGGGAGTTTCTGCCCATGGTTCAGCATTTGGTTAAAACAGAGGTAACTGCCATCTGCTGTACAAAAAGAAGTGAAGATGTGGGTAAGGAGCTTGCAGATAAGTACCACATAAAACATATTTTTACGGATTTCCAGGAATTTTTAAACGGAGATTTGGACACGGTTTATGTGGCCCTGCCCAATCATCTGCATTTCCAGTTTGCAAAAGAGGCATTGGAGGCGGGCAAGCATGTGATCGTTGAAAAGCCCTTTACCACAACCTATGAGGAGGCTTTGGTGCTGAGCGGGCTCGCCAGGGAAAGGAAGCTGTTTTTGATTGAGGCGGTCACAACCCTGCATCTGCCCAATTACAAAAAAATAAAAGAACTGCTGCCGTCCCTGGGAAACATAAAGATCGTACAATGCAATTACTCCCAGTATTCCAGAAGATACGACAGCTTTAAAGAAGGCCGCATTTTGCCTGCTTTTGATCCTAAGTGTTCCGGCGGTGCCCTCATGGACATTAATATTTATAACATCCACTACGTTGCAGGATTGTTCGGCAGGCCCTTAAAGGTGGAATACTTTCCAAATGTGGAAAGGGGAATCGACACTTCCGGAATATTGATATTGGATTACGGAACCTTTAAATGCACCTGTATCGGAGCAAAGGACTGCAAGGCTCCCATAGCAAACAACATCCAGGGAGATAAAGGAGTTATCCATCAGGATACACCTGCCAGCATCTGCGATAACTTTGAAGTAATTATGAACGATGATACAAAATTTTTTATAAACGAGAACAACTGCGATCACCGCATGATGAATGAATTCCTGGAATATCAGGACATGATCTGCGGCAATGATTTAGAAAAATGCTATGAGCTTTTAGACCACACGCTGTTGGTAAGCGAGATCCAGACGATTGCAAGGCGTAAGGGAGGAATTGTATTTCCGGCGGATGCGGGAATTTGA
- a CDS encoding aminotransferase class I/II-fold pyridoxal phosphate-dependent enzyme — translation MRSFEKSSKLDHVCYDIRGPVMDEANRMMEQGIDILKLNIGNPAPFGFRAPEELLKQMNENLCHTEGYSDSKGLLSARRAIVKYCKKKGIEQVTLDDVYTGNGVSELITLCMQGLLNCGDEILVPSPDYPLWTASVTLSGGTAVHYTCDEAAEWYPDIEDIKSKITSRTKGLVIINPNNPTGTLYPKEVLEEIVEVCRKHGLIIFADEIYDRLVLDGLEHVSIASLAPDLLTITFNGLSKSHLIAGYRCGWMSLCGDKSFAKGYVEGINLLSSMRLCSNVPAQSVIEAALEMEEETKELLVPGGRIYEQREYTYEALNAIPGISVIKPKAAFYMFPKINTGKFNIYDDEKFVLDFLKDKKILLTHGGGFHWEKPDHFRVVYLPELSQLKMACDQLADFMSYYIQK, via the coding sequence ATGAGGAGTTTTGAAAAATCCAGTAAGCTGGATCATGTGTGCTATGATATCAGAGGTCCGGTCATGGATGAAGCCAACCGGATGATGGAACAGGGAATTGATATATTAAAGTTAAATATCGGGAACCCGGCCCCCTTTGGCTTCCGGGCGCCGGAGGAGCTGCTTAAGCAGATGAATGAAAACCTGTGCCATACGGAAGGCTATTCTGATTCCAAAGGGCTGCTTTCGGCCAGAAGGGCCATCGTAAAATACTGTAAGAAAAAAGGGATCGAACAGGTAACATTGGATGATGTATACACCGGAAACGGCGTAAGTGAGCTGATCACCTTATGCATGCAGGGACTGTTAAACTGCGGGGACGAGATCCTGGTCCCTTCGCCGGATTATCCTTTATGGACCGCTTCGGTGACCCTTTCAGGGGGAACCGCTGTCCACTACACCTGTGATGAAGCAGCGGAATGGTATCCGGATATTGAGGATATAAAAAGTAAAATCACAAGCAGAACCAAGGGACTTGTCATCATCAATCCCAACAATCCTACGGGCACATTGTATCCGAAGGAAGTCCTTGAAGAAATTGTGGAGGTCTGCCGGAAGCATGGCCTGATCATCTTTGCAGATGAAATTTATGACAGGCTGGTTTTAGACGGCCTGGAGCATGTGTCCATCGCCTCCCTGGCCCCGGACCTTTTGACCATTACCTTTAACGGTCTATCCAAATCCCATTTGATTGCAGGATACCGCTGCGGCTGGATGAGCCTTTGCGGGGATAAGTCCTTTGCAAAAGGCTATGTGGAAGGGATTAATTTATTATCTTCCATGAGGCTCTGCTCCAATGTTCCTGCCCAGTCCGTGATCGAAGCTGCCCTGGAAATGGAAGAGGAAACAAAAGAGCTGCTGGTGCCAGGCGGGAGAATCTACGAGCAGAGAGAATACACCTATGAGGCCTTAAATGCCATCCCAGGGATTTCTGTGATAAAGCCAAAAGCAGCCTTTTATATGTTCCCTAAAATCAATACCGGTAAATTCAACATTTATGATGATGAAAAGTTTGTCCTTGACTTTTTAAAGGATAAGAAGATCTTATTGACCCATGGAGGCGGGTTCCACTGGGAAAAACCGGATCATTTCCGGGTGGTTTACCTTCCGGAACTGAGCCAGCTTAAGATGGCATGTGATCAGCTGGCGGATTTCATGTCCTATTACATACAAAAATAG
- a CDS encoding MBOAT family O-acyltransferase, producing MAYNSLLYLFIFLPVVLLAYHLTPRHCRYRILLCASYVFFLSFSGRLLAYLIFSTLSIHHMGLWLASCKRGYLSVEYAPEDKKARKTAYEGKRRRILWFGIGLQLSILLVLKYSGFFFENFNVLLKAISFPRLLPSMKFALPIGISFYTLQAISYLIDVYYEKIEADDNLSRLALYLSFFPSLLEGPVCRYSQTAQALYQGRPLEYKNVTYGLQRMMWGLFKKLVIADRLNLLVETIFDTPNHYGGIIVIAGAVLYTFQLYADFSGCIDMTIGTGEMFGITIPENFCQPFFSKTASEFWRRWHITLGAWLKDYIFYPISLTRFVKNLGKSSRAKLGKHMGQVISSSAALFGVWILNGLWHGTGWNYIFFGMYYFVLILLGNLMEPEIQRITGALRVHRSGTLYRGFQTIKLLLIVFTGELFFRANSLTSGMDMFRSIFTGFHWSAVTDGSLLKLGLTLPDFLAVFFGFIAVYAVGVIHEKGISIRDRISGWNRAARWSFLYAAILLIIVLGAYGDGYVPAKLIYAGF from the coding sequence TGCCCGTTGTATTGCTGGCTTATCACCTTACGCCCCGGCACTGCCGCTATAGAATCCTGCTGTGTGCCAGTTATGTTTTCTTCCTCTCCTTCAGCGGAAGACTTCTGGCGTACCTGATTTTTTCCACTCTTTCCATTCATCACATGGGCTTATGGCTTGCTTCCTGTAAAAGAGGCTATTTATCTGTGGAGTATGCCCCTGAGGATAAAAAGGCCCGAAAGACTGCTTATGAAGGCAAGCGCCGCAGAATCTTGTGGTTTGGGATTGGATTGCAGCTTAGCATTTTACTGGTTTTAAAATACTCCGGCTTCTTTTTTGAAAACTTTAATGTTTTACTAAAGGCAATTTCATTTCCAAGGCTTCTGCCTTCCATGAAATTCGCCCTGCCCATTGGTATTTCCTTTTATACCCTGCAGGCGATTTCGTATCTGATCGATGTTTATTATGAAAAAATAGAGGCTGATGACAATCTAAGCAGACTGGCTCTGTACCTTTCTTTTTTTCCTTCCCTCCTGGAAGGCCCTGTCTGCCGCTACTCTCAGACTGCCCAGGCTCTGTATCAGGGGAGGCCCCTGGAATATAAGAACGTCACTTACGGCCTTCAGCGGATGATGTGGGGATTATTTAAAAAGCTTGTTATTGCCGACCGCCTGAACCTGCTTGTGGAAACCATCTTTGACACTCCCAACCATTACGGCGGAATCATCGTTATCGCAGGAGCCGTATTATATACCTTTCAGCTGTATGCGGATTTTTCAGGTTGTATTGATATGACCATCGGAACCGGAGAAATGTTTGGAATAACCATTCCCGAGAACTTTTGCCAGCCCTTTTTCTCCAAAACTGCGTCGGAATTCTGGAGACGGTGGCATATCACTCTTGGTGCCTGGTTAAAGGATTATATCTTTTATCCCATATCCTTAACCAGATTCGTTAAGAATCTGGGAAAGAGCTCCCGGGCTAAATTGGGAAAGCATATGGGGCAGGTCATTTCCTCTTCTGCCGCACTGTTTGGCGTTTGGATCTTAAACGGACTATGGCACGGAACAGGCTGGAACTATATTTTCTTTGGAATGTATTATTTTGTTCTCATTCTATTGGGGAATCTGATGGAACCGGAGATACAAAGGATCACCGGGGCTTTAAGGGTCCACCGGTCCGGCACTTTGTACCGGGGCTTTCAGACAATAAAGCTGCTTTTGATCGTGTTTACTGGAGAGCTTTTCTTCCGGGCAAACAGCCTGACTTCAGGCATGGATATGTTCCGGTCCATTTTTACCGGCTTTCACTGGTCCGCGGTAACAGACGGTTCCCTGCTTAAGCTTGGGCTGACCCTGCCGGATTTTCTTGCCGTATTCTTTGGCTTTATTGCGGTATATGCGGTGGGCGTGATCCATGAAAAGGGAATCTCCATCCGTGACAGGATTTCCGGCTGGAACAGGGCTGCCCGCTGGAGCTTTCTTTACGCCGCCATCCTCCTTATCATCGTGCTGGGAGCATACGGCGACGGATATGTACCTGCAAAGCTTATTTATGCCGGATTTTAA